A single region of the Bicyclus anynana chromosome 16, ilBicAnyn1.1, whole genome shotgun sequence genome encodes:
- the LOC112048177 gene encoding uncharacterized protein LOC112048177 codes for MEDQFQLLFNKMKNEMQKQTLELKESITNTIMEKMEEKLQPIIEENKNLKIKLENLEKEVESLKRGKKQNNLIIFGVKEGEKSSQELIQKVKQIFESDLNLNLEDYEVNKMYRIGKDNSGGKPRPILFSFVSEWKKNEVMKRKKNFKDVHVAEDYTKEVLEKRKMLQPQLIEERKKGNFAYLKFDKLVIKGKINNTSNDKRKRENSTSPQNNIQPRKQQTIKTSNTNRLNAFDLLRARSNSLPSNTTDNKQ; via the coding sequence ATGGAGGATCAAtttcaacttttatttaataaaatgaaaaatgaaatgcaAAAACAAACTTTAGAACTAAAAGAATCGATAACTAACACAATAATGGAGAAAATGGAGGAAAAATTACAACCAATcatagaagaaaataaaaacttgaaaattaaattggaaAACCTTGAGAAAGAGGTGGAAAGCTTGAAAAGAGGaaagaaacaaaacaatttaattatcttTGGAGTCAAAGAAGGCGAAAAATCTTCACAGGAACTGATACAAAAGGTGAAACAAATATTCGAAAGCGACTTGAACTTGAATTTGGAAGATTatgaagtaaataaaatgtatcgaatCGGAAAGGACAATTCGGGTGGTAAACCAAGGCCCATTCTATTTTCCTTCGTAAGTGAATGGAAAAAGAATGAGGTTATGAAAAGGAAGAAAAACTTTAAAGATGTACATGTTGCAGAAGATTACACCAAAGAAGTTttagaaaaaaggaaaatgCTGCAACCGCAACTGATAGAGGAGAGGAAGAAAGGGAATTTTGCATATTTAAAATTCGACAAATTAGTAATAAAAGGAAAGATAAATAACACAAGTAACgacaaaagaaaaagagaaaattcAACATCaccacaaaataatattcaaccaAGGAAACAACAAACTATAAAGACATCAAATACAAACAGATTAAATGCATTCGATTTATTGAGGGCCCGATCCAATTCTCTTCCTTCCAATACAACAGATAATAAGCAATAA